From one Triticum aestivum cultivar Chinese Spring chromosome 4B, IWGSC CS RefSeq v2.1, whole genome shotgun sequence genomic stretch:
- the LOC123092121 gene encoding uncharacterized protein, with product MEEEKARGLSSAASSLIPPTSPEIDLEAGAGDQLQCRICLETDGRDFIAPCKCKGTSKYVHRDCLDHWRAVKEGFAFSHCTTCKAPYYLRVHVHTDRKWRTLKFRFFVTRDILFIFALVQFVISALAYLVHFIDGYQQYWLRTAWGFDNEVTFYYICGALLFFALLGLSGCFITCYDRRVRSDLAQPCRELCLCCCQPGMCADCHLPGTLCMWTDCTTCFEGCATTAGECGGCLGGAGEAGLPLFLIMGVIVLGLFTVVGIFYSVLVATMVGQRIWQRHYHILAKRMLTKEYVVEDVDGEHADWSPPPLPAEHVQQLKSLGLL from the exons ATGGAGGAGGAGAAGGCCAGGGGGTTGTCCTCGGCGGCCTCGTCGCTTATCCCGCCGACATCCCCGGAGATCGACCTCGAGGCCGGTGCCGGGGACCAGCTCCAGTGCCGGATCTGCCTCGAGACCGACG GGAGAGACTTCATCGCGCCCTGCAAGTGCAAGGGGACATCCAAGTACGTGCACCGCGACTGCCTCGaccactggagagcggtcaag GAGGGGTTTGCATTTTCTCATTGCACCACCTGCAAGGCTCCTTATTACTTGAGGGTTCATGTCCACACCGACAGGAAATGGCGAACGCTAAAGTTTCGTTTCTTTGTTACTAGAGATATATTATTCATCTTTGCTCTAGTCCAGTTT GTTATCTCTGCATTGGCTTATTTGGTACATTTTATTGATGGCTACCAGCAATATTGGCTGAGGACGGCCTGGGGTTTTGATAATGAAGTTACTTTTTATTATATATGTG GagctttgttgttttttgctttactcGGGTTATCAGGATGCTTCATAACGTGTTATGACCGAAGAGTACGGAGTGACTTGGCTCAGCCTTGTCGAGAACTGTGCCTCTGTTGCTGCCAGCCAGG GATGTGTGCAGATTGCCATCTTCCTGGCACACTTTGCATGTGGACTGACTGCACCACATGCTTTGAAGGCTGTGCAACTACAGCCGGGGAGTGTGGTGGTTGCTTGGGAGGTGCAGGGGAAGCAGGGTTACCATTGTTCCTCATCATGGGAGTAATCGTGCTCGGGCTGTTCACGGTTGTCGGCATCTTCTATAGCGTTCTGGTGGCAACTATGGTAGGGCAGAGGATCTGGCAAAGACACTACCACATCCTTGCGAAACGAATGCTAACAAAG GAGTACGTTGTGGAAGATGTTGACGGTGAACATGCAGATTGGTCTCCGCCGCCACTCCCTGCTGAGCACGTCCAGCAGCTCAAATCCCTGGGACTCCTATAG